In Arvicola amphibius chromosome 1, mArvAmp1.2, whole genome shotgun sequence, one DNA window encodes the following:
- the LOC119816736 gene encoding olfactory receptor 5B12-like, with product MQNISEVMEFILAGLTDVPELQVPLFVIFTFIYLFTLVGNLGMLVLILLDSRLHTPMYFFLSNLSFVDCVYASAVTPKVMQGFLTGDKVISYSACAAQMFFFAAFATIESFILASMAFDRHAAVCKPLHYSTTMTTTMCVLLVSGSYINGILQSSIHVSFTFQLSFCNSNVVNHFFCDIPPLLAISCSDIYIDEIVLFMLAAFNVTFTLLVIFTSYLLIFVAILRMHSTEGRKKAISTCASHLTTVSIFYGTIIFMYLQPSSSHSMDTDKMASVFYTMVIPMLNPLVYSLRNKEVKNAFRKFLGKAESSL from the coding sequence ATGCAGAATATTTCGGAAGTGATGGAATTCATTCTTGCGGGGTTAACAGATGTCCCAGAGCTGCAGGTCCCTTTATTTGTCATCTTCaccttcatttatttgttcacaCTGGTTGGGAACCTTGGAATGCTGGTGCTGATTCTTCTGGACTCCCGactccacactcccatgtactttttcctcaGTAACCTCTCCTTCGTGGACTGTGTTTATGCTTCGGCAGTCACTCCCAAGGTAATGCAAGGGTTTCTCACAGGAGACAAGGTCATATCCTACAGTGCGTGTGCTGCCCAGATGTTCTTCTTTGCAGCCTTTGCTACTATTGAGAGTTTCATCCTGGCCTCAATGGCCTTTGACCGTCATGCTGCAGTGTGCAAACCCTTGCATTACTCCACCACTATGACAACTACAATGTGTGTTCTGCTTGTTTCTGGTTCTTACATAAATGGAATCTTGCAATCTTCTATTCATGTGTCCTTTACTTTCCAACTTTCGTTCTGTAATTCCAATGTGGTGAATCACTTTTTTTGTGATATTCCCCCACTACTTGCTATTTCTTGTTCTGATATCTACATAGATGAAATTGTGCTATTCATGTTGGCAGCATTCAATGTCACTTTTACTCTATTGGTTATCTTTACCTCTTACCTACTTATTTTTGTTGCAATCCTGAGGATGCATTCTACTGAGGGCCGAAAGAAAGCCATCTCCACCTGTGCATCCCACCTCACCACTGTTTCCATATTCTATGGCACAATTATTTTCATGTACTTACAACCCAGTTCCAGTCATTCTATGGACACTGACAAAATGGCATCTGTGTTCTATACCATGGTTATTCCCATGCTGAACCCTCTTGTTTATAGCCTCAggaacaaagaagtcaagaatgCATTCAGGAAGTTTCTTGGAAAAGCAGAATCTTCACTGTGA